The Paenibacillus tianjinensis genome has a window encoding:
- a CDS encoding NUDIX hydrolase — protein sequence MNPSPKHTVVAAAVVLNEDHDILLLNGPKRGWEIPGGRVEEGESITSAVIRETKEETGIDIEIIRFCGVFQNVKESVISNLFLAKPTGGAFRTSSESYELGYFYLDEALIKVKWDSIREQIVHCVNQKDIYLIEFNP from the coding sequence ATGAATCCGTCACCGAAGCATACTGTAGTCGCAGCAGCTGTTGTACTCAATGAAGATCATGATATTTTACTTCTTAACGGACCAAAGCGGGGGTGGGAAATTCCGGGGGGACGGGTTGAAGAAGGTGAGTCCATAACTTCTGCAGTAATACGAGAAACAAAAGAAGAAACAGGTATTGATATAGAAATCATAAGATTTTGCGGTGTCTTCCAAAATGTGAAGGAATCAGTAATTAGCAATTTGTTTTTGGCAAAACCTACCGGTGGTGCGTTTAGAACATCCAGTGAAAGTTATGAACTGGGGTATTTCTATTTAGATGAGGCACTCATTAAGGTGAAATGGGATAGTATCAGGGAGCAGATTGTGCATTGCGTGAATCAAAAGGATATATATCTGATTGAATTTAATCCATAA